The Nyctibius grandis isolate bNycGra1 chromosome 3, bNycGra1.pri, whole genome shotgun sequence genome window below encodes:
- the YES1 gene encoding tyrosine-protein kinase Yes: MGCIKSKEDKGPSMKYRTDNTPEPVISHVSHYGSDSSQATQSPSIKGSAVNFNSHSMTPFGGPSGMTPFGGASSSFSAVPSPYPSTLTGGVTVFVALYDYEARTTDDLSFKKGERFQIINNTEGDWWEARSIATGKTGYIPSNYVAPADSIQAEEWYFGKMGRKDAERLLLNPGNQRGIFLVRESETTKGAYSLSIRDWDEVRGDNVKHYKIRKLDNGGYYITTRAQFESLQKLVKHYREHADGLCHKLTTVCPTVKPQTQGLAKDAWEIPRESLRLEVKLGQGCFGEVWMGTWNGTTKVAIKTLKPGTMMPEAFLQEAQIMKKLRHDKLVPLYAVVSEEPIYIVTEFMTKGSLLDFLKEGEGKYLKLPQLVDMAAQIADGMAYIERMNYIHRDLRAANILVGDNLVCKIADFGLARLIEDNEYTARQGAKFPIKWTAPEAALYGRFTIKSDVWSFGILLTELVTKGRVPYPGMVNREVLEQVERGYRMPCPQGCPESLHELMKLCWKKDPDERPTFEYIQSFLEDYFTATEPQYQPGDNL, encoded by the exons ATGGGGtgcattaaaagcaaagaagataAAGGTCCATCTATGAAATACAGAACTGATAATACTCCAGAACCTGTTATTTCCCATGTCAGCCATTATGGATCAGACTCCAGCCAGGCAACACAGTCACCGTCAATAAAGGGATCGGCAGTTAATTTTAATAGTCATTCCATGACTCCTTTTGGAGGGCCCTCAGGCATGACACCCTTTGGAGGAGcatcatcttcattttcagctgTGCCAAGTCCATATCCTAGTACTTTAACAG gtgGTGTTACTGTATTTGTGGCCTTATATGACTATGAAGCTAGAACTACGGATGACCTTTCATTTAAGAAAGGTGAACGGTTCCAGATAATAAATAACAC GGAAGGAGACTGGTGGGAAGCAAGATCCATTGCTACCGGGAAAACAGGCTACATCCCAAGCAATTATGTAGCTCCTGCAGACTCCATTCAAGCAGAAGA GTGGTATTTTGGTAAGATGGGCAGGAAAGATGCAGAAAGACTACTTTTAAATCCGGGGAACCAGCGTGGTATTTTCTTAGTAAGAGAGAGTGAAACCACTAAAG GTGCTTACTCCCTTTCCATACGTGACTGGGATGAGGTCAGAGGTGATAATGTGAAACACTACAAAATTAGAAAACTTGACAATGGTGGATACTATATCACAACCAGAGCACAATTTGAATCTCTACAGAAGCTGGTGAAACACTACAGAG aaCATGCCGATGGGCTGTGTCATAAGCTAACAACTGTGTGCCCCACTGTGAAACCACAAACACAGGGATTAGCAAAAGATGCCTGGGAAATTCCTAGAGAATCGTTGAGGCTGGAAGTTAAGTTGGGCCAAGGATGTTTTGGTGAAGTATGGATGG GAACATGGAATGGAACCACAAAAGTAGCGATCAAGACACTAAAACCTGGTACAATGATGCCAGAAGCTTTCCTGCAGGAGGCTCAGATCATGAAGAAATTACGACATGACAAACTTGTTCCACTATATGCCGTTGTTTCTGAGGAACCAATCTACATTGTCACTGAATTCATGACAAAAG GCAGCTTGCTAGACTTCCTtaaagaaggagaagggaaatacTTAAAACTCCCACAACTGGTCGACATGGCTGCTCAG attgcTGATGGCATGGCTTACATTGAAAGAATGAACTACATCCACAGAGATCTCCGGGCAGCTAACATTCTTGTAGGAGACAATCTTGTGTGTAAAATAGCAGACTTTGGTTTAGCAAGGTTAATAGAGGACAATGAGTACACTGCAAGACAAG GAGCTAAATTTCCAATTAAATGGACCGCTCCAGAAGCAGCATTGTATGGTCGGTTTACAATCAAGTCAGATGTGTGGTCATTTGGAAttttgctgacagagctggTAACAAAGGGGAGAGTGCCATATCCAG GGATGGTGAATCGGGAAGTCCTGGAACAAGTGGAGCGTGGATATAGGATGCCTTGCCCACAAGGCTGCCCAGAGTCTCTCCATGAGTTAATGAAACTGTGTTGGAAGAAGGACCCTGATGAGAGACCAACATTTGAATATATACAGTCTTTCTTGGAGGACTACTTTACTGCTACAGAACCACAGTACCAGCCTGGAGACAATTTATAA